A stretch of Edaphobacter lichenicola DNA encodes these proteins:
- a CDS encoding YybH family protein, translated as MLAQSTAGSAIIATSGFDSLAQSPGIVSNPLSQPTLTPGALVLLELEGRFSQAVAEGGGKAFGSWFAEDGVTLNNGKPAILGRTAIAAQAQWDPKTYQLSWTPQGAQMGPSNDMGFTWGHYEGRSKDKNGEPVVISGRYFTVWRKLPNGTWKVALDASADEPPATGECCTLPKP; from the coding sequence TTGCTCGCTCAAAGCACTGCCGGATCAGCGATCATTGCCACCTCCGGTTTCGACTCCCTGGCACAGAGTCCCGGGATCGTCTCCAACCCGCTGTCCCAACCGACACTTACGCCTGGGGCTCTGGTATTGCTCGAACTAGAAGGCCGCTTTTCGCAGGCGGTTGCCGAAGGCGGTGGCAAAGCCTTCGGCAGCTGGTTCGCAGAAGACGGAGTGACTCTCAACAACGGGAAGCCGGCAATTCTTGGCCGCACCGCTATCGCCGCACAGGCCCAATGGGACCCAAAGACTTATCAGCTGAGCTGGACTCCGCAGGGTGCCCAGATGGGCCCTTCCAACGACATGGGATTTACCTGGGGACACTATGAAGGCCGTAGTAAAGACAAAAATGGCGAGCCCGTAGTGATCTCGGGCCGCTACTTCACCGTATGGAGGAAGTTACCCAACGGCACGTGGAAAGTCGCCCTGGACGCGAGTGCCGACGAGCCACCTGCAACGGGGGAGTGTTGCACCCTTCCAAAGCCGTAA
- the acs gene encoding acetate--CoA ligase: MSEESTDLDSSLRENRVFPPPPEFAAKAHVKSLEQYEAMYRHSVDHPEEFWAEAAHELEWFTPWTRVMDGEGAHAKWFVGGKLNLSHNCVDRHALGDRKDKVALLWEGEPGEVRKLTFGELHEQVQRFANVLKSLGIRRGDRVAIYMGMAPELAIALLACARIGAVHSVIFGGFAAHAISDRVNDSGCVAIITQDTSYRRGSEVQLKAIVDEALEKCSTVKHVVVFRRSGSAVKMQPGRDLWWHEEMEKASAECAAEWMDSEDPLYLLYTSGTTGKPKGLLHTTGGYAVQTCLTSKYIFDLRDDDVYWCTADIGWVTGHSYVVYGPLQNGATVMMYEGAPNWPECDRFWKIIDDHKVTVFYTAPTAIRAFTKWGNEWVKKHSLDSLRLLGTVGEPINPESWMWYHRMIGKERCPIVDTYWQTETGAIMIAPVPGAVATKPGSATRPFFGIIPEVVTKEGKPVPDGHGGLLVVRKPWPSMARTIYGDQARYEVAYWSEVPGSYFTGDGARRDADGYFWLMGRVDDVINVSGHRLGTMEVESALVAHPKVAEAAAVGRPHEMKGQAIAVFVTLEGGHEPSEELRQELRQWVAKEIGALARPDDLTFTQALPKTRSGKIMRRLLRELATTGEVKGDTTTLEDFTVIAKLREGDE, translated from the coding sequence ATGTCTGAAGAGAGTACGGATCTGGATTCAAGTCTGCGAGAGAACCGCGTATTTCCGCCGCCGCCGGAGTTTGCCGCGAAGGCTCATGTAAAGAGTCTTGAGCAGTACGAGGCGATGTACAGGCACAGCGTGGATCACCCGGAGGAGTTCTGGGCCGAAGCCGCTCACGAGCTTGAATGGTTCACGCCGTGGACCAGGGTGATGGACGGCGAAGGGGCACATGCAAAGTGGTTTGTCGGGGGCAAACTCAACCTCTCACATAACTGTGTCGATCGTCATGCTCTGGGAGACCGCAAGGATAAAGTCGCGTTGTTGTGGGAAGGCGAGCCGGGCGAGGTCCGCAAGCTAACGTTTGGGGAGTTGCATGAGCAGGTGCAGCGCTTCGCAAATGTCTTGAAGTCGCTGGGGATCCGACGGGGCGACCGAGTTGCGATCTACATGGGTATGGCACCAGAGCTTGCGATTGCGTTGCTTGCCTGCGCGCGAATTGGTGCGGTGCACTCTGTGATCTTTGGCGGCTTTGCGGCTCATGCTATTTCGGACCGCGTCAATGACTCCGGCTGCGTCGCCATCATTACGCAGGACACGAGCTATCGTCGTGGTTCCGAGGTGCAGTTGAAAGCAATTGTCGATGAGGCGCTGGAGAAGTGTTCCACGGTCAAGCATGTCGTCGTCTTCCGCCGCTCGGGCTCTGCGGTCAAGATGCAGCCTGGCCGCGATCTGTGGTGGCACGAGGAGATGGAAAAAGCTTCGGCGGAGTGCGCTGCGGAGTGGATGGACTCAGAGGACCCGCTGTATCTGCTCTACACCTCCGGAACTACCGGCAAGCCGAAAGGTTTGCTGCATACTACCGGCGGCTACGCTGTCCAGACCTGTCTCACCAGCAAATACATCTTCGATCTCCGCGATGATGATGTGTACTGGTGCACCGCAGACATTGGCTGGGTTACAGGGCATAGCTATGTTGTCTATGGCCCACTGCAGAACGGCGCGACCGTAATGATGTATGAGGGCGCACCCAACTGGCCGGAGTGCGACCGTTTCTGGAAGATCATCGACGACCACAAGGTAACTGTGTTCTACACTGCTCCGACGGCGATTCGGGCCTTCACAAAGTGGGGGAACGAATGGGTAAAGAAGCACTCTCTTGACTCTCTGCGGCTGTTGGGCACGGTAGGCGAGCCTATCAATCCCGAGTCGTGGATGTGGTACCACCGCATGATCGGCAAGGAGCGCTGCCCCATCGTTGACACCTACTGGCAGACCGAAACTGGGGCCATCATGATCGCTCCAGTTCCCGGGGCTGTGGCAACCAAGCCGGGCTCAGCCACAAGACCATTTTTTGGAATTATTCCCGAGGTGGTTACAAAAGAAGGCAAACCTGTTCCCGATGGCCACGGGGGACTTCTGGTTGTACGCAAGCCCTGGCCTTCCATGGCTCGAACCATCTATGGCGATCAGGCACGCTACGAGGTGGCTTACTGGAGCGAGGTTCCGGGCAGCTACTTTACCGGCGACGGCGCGCGCCGCGATGCGGATGGGTACTTCTGGTTGATGGGACGCGTCGATGATGTCATCAACGTCAGCGGCCATCGACTAGGCACGATGGAGGTAGAGTCGGCGCTCGTCGCCCATCCGAAGGTTGCGGAGGCGGCTGCGGTCGGCAGGCCCCACGAGATGAAGGGGCAGGCGATTGCCGTATTTGTCACGCTGGAAGGTGGTCACGAGCCCAGTGAGGAGCTGCGGCAGGAGTTGCGTCAATGGGTCGCGAAAGAGATCGGCGCGCTGGCCCGGCCGGACGATCTGACCTTCACCCAGGCTCTGCCGAAGACACGCAGTGGGAAGATTATGCGGCGTTTGCTGCGCGAACTCGCAACCACCGGCGAGGTGAAGGGCGATACCACTACGCTTGAAGACTTCACCGTGATCGCGAAGCTGCGCGAGGGCGATGAGTGA
- a CDS encoding L-lactate MFS transporter yields MALAFLDRDRSVAPAGYSRWLVPPAALAIHLSIGQVYSFSVFKNPLLALHAADGSAWNLKEVGYIFSIAIAFLGISAALFGAWLEKAGPRRAMFYAAICFGAGFIIASLGASTHQLALIYLGYGVVGGIGLGLGYISPVSTLIKWFPDRPGLATGLAIMGFGGGAMIGGPLASNLMAHFKAAGQPSIPYTMVTMGVLYFIFMMFGVFTIRVPPTGWKPDGWVPSVNHSALISSHNVAVTEAWKTPQFWLLWVMLFVNVTAGIGILEQAAPMIQDLFKGQISPAAAVGFVGILSIFNMAGRFLWASVSDFIGRKGTYFTFFTLGAILYFFLPFSRQDKIDSIPLFVAIAALVISMYGGGFATIPAYLKDLFGGYNVSAIHGRLLTAWSAAGIIGPLIVNGILDHYVENHMNKQEAYPLILHIMCGLLVVGFLANLMVRPVAEKYWLKDQNVVVPAGAAH; encoded by the coding sequence ATGGCCCTGGCTTTTCTCGATCGTGACCGCTCTGTAGCCCCCGCAGGATACAGCCGATGGCTGGTCCCACCCGCAGCCCTTGCAATCCATCTCTCCATCGGGCAGGTTTACTCCTTCTCCGTCTTCAAGAATCCTCTCCTGGCTCTGCACGCAGCCGATGGCTCCGCCTGGAATCTCAAGGAAGTCGGCTATATCTTCTCAATCGCGATCGCCTTCCTGGGTATCTCGGCCGCACTGTTCGGGGCGTGGCTCGAGAAGGCCGGCCCTCGTCGTGCCATGTTCTATGCCGCAATCTGCTTCGGCGCAGGCTTCATCATCGCCTCGCTTGGAGCCAGCACGCATCAACTAGCTTTGATCTATCTGGGATATGGCGTCGTCGGTGGAATCGGTCTTGGATTGGGATATATCTCCCCGGTATCCACGCTGATCAAGTGGTTCCCTGACCGTCCGGGCCTGGCTACTGGCCTCGCCATCATGGGCTTCGGCGGCGGCGCAATGATCGGCGGACCACTTGCCAGCAATCTGATGGCTCACTTCAAAGCCGCCGGCCAGCCCTCAATTCCCTACACCATGGTCACCATGGGCGTCCTTTACTTCATCTTCATGATGTTCGGCGTCTTCACCATACGCGTCCCGCCAACCGGCTGGAAGCCTGACGGATGGGTGCCGTCGGTCAACCACTCCGCGCTGATTTCGAGTCATAACGTCGCCGTCACCGAGGCCTGGAAGACGCCACAGTTCTGGTTGCTCTGGGTCATGCTGTTCGTCAACGTCACAGCCGGCATCGGCATCCTGGAGCAGGCAGCGCCCATGATTCAGGATCTCTTCAAGGGCCAGATCAGCCCCGCAGCCGCCGTCGGTTTCGTAGGGATTCTGAGCATCTTCAACATGGCCGGCCGATTTCTCTGGGCTTCGGTCTCGGACTTCATCGGGCGCAAAGGAACCTACTTCACTTTTTTCACACTCGGCGCCATTCTCTACTTCTTTCTTCCCTTCTCACGGCAGGACAAGATCGACTCGATTCCGCTCTTTGTCGCAATCGCCGCGCTCGTCATTTCGATGTACGGCGGAGGCTTCGCCACCATTCCGGCTTACCTGAAGGATCTCTTCGGAGGCTACAACGTCTCTGCCATCCACGGACGTCTGCTCACCGCGTGGTCGGCTGCCGGAATTATCGGCCCGCTCATCGTCAACGGCATCCTCGACCACTATGTCGAAAACCACATGAACAAGCAGGAAGCCTACCCGCTCATCCTGCATATCATGTGCGGTCTGCTGGTCGTCGGCTTTCTGGCAAACCTGATGGTGCGGCCGGTCGCCGAGAAGTATTGGCTGAAAGACCAGAACGTCGTCGTCCCCGCCGGGGCTGCCCACTAA
- a CDS encoding PAS domain S-box protein, protein MNALLVKDEALRIEALNQYEVLNSAPDPILDDLTNLAAQICDTPVAAISLIGSDRIWLRSRFGIDSQDVALGSLPCETTILGDTVYEISDARNDPDYAPDGILIEGGLYRFYAGAPLTTPGGVSIGALLVLDRHPRMLTTAQSSALSVLSRQVITRLELNGRIRQMDRAARSRQRVESALTVERNFVSAVLDTVGALVAVFDPAGRIVRFNRACENASGYDFPTLVGRYAWDKLIPRQEIPEAIETFERLRSGHFPAAYENQWLNRDGSIRRIAWSATALTDTQGQVAFIIATGIDVTTQRAAEATLRESEARYRQLVEGSLGMVCTHDLRGTLLSINTHGAETLGRTIEEMNGHNLEEFIVPDRKAAMPAYLKKIGETGEAQGLLHLSHSDGDMRVVAYRNKLIVVPGRAPYVLGFGVDISEQVRAEGRLRTLTRQSDSILESVGDGIYGIDLEGKVTVVNSAAAQMLGYKQEEMLGRNMHQLIHHTRADGAPYASADSPIRKSLTNFATVRISNEIFWRKDGSCFPVEYVARPQIDSQSPDSNGLKALGVVVAFTDTTERRALDRMKDEFISTVSHELRTPLTSLRGALGLLAGGALTSRPEKTQQMLEIAISNSDRLVRLVNDILDLERISSGKTELHSTMCSAEDLLRRAAGVQQTRSPRPNIRIFFAAHGVNVWADPDRILQTLNNLISNAIKFSPEGSEIHLTARNLDENEALIEVRDQGRGIPADKLEHIFDRFQQGDASDSRAMGGTGLGLAICRSIINQHRGRIWATSAPDQGTIFHFTLPTKPSTNLR, encoded by the coding sequence ATGAATGCTCTCCTGGTCAAAGACGAAGCGTTGCGAATCGAGGCCCTCAACCAATATGAGGTGCTCAACTCTGCGCCCGATCCCATCCTGGACGACCTGACAAACCTGGCTGCCCAGATCTGTGACACACCAGTCGCCGCTATCTCGTTGATCGGTTCGGATCGCATCTGGCTACGCTCCCGTTTTGGCATCGACTCGCAGGACGTTGCGCTCGGCAGCCTGCCCTGCGAGACCACTATCCTCGGCGACACAGTCTACGAGATCTCCGACGCACGCAACGACCCCGACTACGCTCCCGATGGCATTCTTATCGAGGGCGGTCTCTACCGGTTTTACGCAGGCGCACCACTGACAACTCCCGGCGGAGTAAGTATTGGAGCCTTGCTCGTGCTGGACCGTCATCCCCGCATGCTGACCACGGCTCAGTCCTCGGCGCTCAGCGTCCTCAGCCGCCAGGTCATCACACGTCTGGAGCTCAACGGCCGCATCCGACAGATGGACCGCGCAGCTCGTTCACGCCAGCGCGTAGAGTCCGCTCTCACCGTGGAGCGAAACTTCGTCTCGGCGGTTCTCGATACCGTAGGCGCACTGGTCGCCGTATTCGATCCGGCCGGTCGAATCGTCCGTTTCAATCGCGCGTGCGAGAACGCGTCGGGTTACGACTTCCCCACCCTTGTGGGCCGCTACGCGTGGGACAAGCTGATCCCGCGCCAGGAGATTCCCGAAGCCATTGAGACCTTCGAACGTCTACGCTCCGGTCACTTCCCTGCCGCGTACGAGAATCAATGGCTCAACCGTGACGGCAGCATACGACGCATCGCGTGGTCCGCGACCGCACTGACCGACACGCAGGGTCAGGTTGCGTTCATCATTGCAACCGGCATCGACGTGACCACGCAACGCGCTGCCGAAGCCACCCTGCGCGAGAGTGAAGCGCGTTACCGCCAACTCGTCGAAGGGTCGCTGGGTATGGTCTGCACCCACGACCTGCGCGGAACACTTCTGTCCATCAACACCCACGGCGCCGAGACGCTGGGACGCACGATCGAGGAGATGAACGGGCACAATCTCGAGGAATTTATCGTGCCCGACAGAAAGGCCGCGATGCCCGCCTACCTGAAGAAGATAGGCGAGACGGGAGAAGCACAGGGCCTCCTCCACCTCTCCCACAGCGACGGAGATATGCGCGTGGTCGCTTACCGGAACAAGCTGATCGTCGTGCCCGGACGCGCACCATACGTTCTCGGCTTCGGCGTTGACATCAGCGAGCAGGTTCGCGCAGAAGGCAGGCTTCGCACTCTCACACGGCAATCCGACTCCATCCTTGAGTCGGTCGGCGACGGTATCTACGGCATCGATCTCGAAGGCAAGGTGACGGTCGTCAACTCCGCCGCAGCTCAGATGCTCGGCTACAAGCAGGAGGAGATGCTGGGCCGCAACATGCATCAGCTGATCCACCACACACGCGCAGACGGCGCGCCTTACGCCTCCGCCGACTCACCGATCCGTAAGAGCCTCACCAACTTCGCAACCGTCCGCATCTCGAACGAGATCTTCTGGCGCAAAGACGGCAGCTGCTTCCCGGTGGAGTATGTCGCGAGACCGCAGATCGACTCGCAGTCTCCCGACTCGAACGGACTCAAAGCTCTAGGTGTCGTTGTCGCATTCACCGATACAACAGAGCGCCGCGCCCTCGACCGCATGAAAGACGAGTTCATCTCCACGGTCTCCCACGAGCTTCGCACACCGCTTACCTCGCTTCGTGGAGCGCTTGGCCTGCTCGCCGGAGGTGCGCTCACCAGTCGACCGGAGAAGACCCAGCAGATGCTCGAGATCGCCATCAGCAACTCCGACCGGCTCGTGCGTCTGGTAAACGATATTCTCGATCTCGAGCGCATCAGCAGCGGTAAGACAGAACTGCATTCGACAATGTGCAGCGCCGAAGATCTGCTGCGACGAGCCGCCGGCGTTCAACAGACACGCTCTCCTCGCCCGAACATCCGCATCTTCTTCGCCGCCCATGGCGTCAACGTCTGGGCCGATCCCGACCGCATTCTGCAGACACTGAACAATCTCATCTCAAACGCGATCAAGTTCTCCCCCGAGGGCAGCGAGATCCACCTTACAGCGCGCAATCTCGACGAGAATGAAGCGCTGATCGAGGTTCGCGATCAGGGTCGAGGCATCCCCGCCGATAAGCTCGAACACATCTTCGACCGCTTTCAGCAAGGCGATGCCTCGGACTCACGCGCGATGGGTGGCACAGGCCTCGGCCTCGCAATCTGTCGCAGCATCATCAACCAGCACCGCGGACGCATCTGGGCCACCAGCGCGCCCGACCAAGGCACCATCTTCCACTTCACTCTCCCCACCAAACCCAGCACCAACCTGCGTTAG